The segment TCGGTGAAGTGATCAAAGACAGAAACAAGCTATTTGTACAAACCGCTGCAGCTTTTAATCAACGATTTAATATTGATGTACGTGTGCAAACCGAAGTAACCGCCATCAATCCATCAGCAAAAACCATCACTGCTATTAAACAAGCCACAGGTGAAGTGTATGAAGAAACCTATGACAAACTTATTCTTTCACCGGGGGCAGAGCCCGTTCGTCCACCATTACCTGGTATTAACAGCGAAGGCATCTTCACCTTACGAAACGTGAGAGATACTGACTATATCAAAAGTTACGTGCAGCAAAAACATGTAACGAAAGCAGTGATCATTGGTGCCGGCTTTATCGGATTGGAAATGGCAGAAAACTTTCATGATCTTGGTTTAGATGTAACAGTTATTGAAATGATCGACCAGGTAATGGCACCGGTTGACTATCCTGTTGCCTCATTTGTGCAGCAACATATCCGCTCAAAAAAAGTACATCTTCGTTTGAACACAGCCGTTACAGGCTTTACAAAAACCGGTGATAAAATTGAAGTGGCGTTGAACAATGGCGAAGTATTATTGGCAGATGTCGTGTTACTATCTATTGGTGTTCGACCTGATACCAGGCTTGCTGCAATGGCAGGTTTAAAACTCGGGCAGGCAAAAGGTATTTGGGTAAATGAGTTTTTACAAACATCTGACCCTGATATTTATGCGGTTGGTGATGCAATTGAATTTGAAAATCCTGTAACACATCAATCAATGATCACTTACCTCGCAGGACCAGCCAATAAACAAGGGCGCATCTGTGCAGATAATGTAGTGCTTGGAAATACACGTTCTTACAAAGGTTCCATCAACACCGCAATTGTAAAAGTATTTGACATGACGGTTGGCACAACCGGCACTGCATCGAAACATTTAACTGCTGCAGGTATTGAGCATATCGTTTCAACTACACACAACGGATCGCATGCAGGTTATTATCCCGGCGCAAAACAAATGACAATACAAATTGCTTTTACACCTAAAGACGGACGTTTGCTAAGTGCACAAATTGCAGGCTATGATGGTGTTGATAAACGTCTTGATGTATTTGCATCTTATATCAAACAAGGCAAGAGCGTTTACGATCTGATTGAGTTTGAACATGCGTATGCACCACCATATTCGTCAGCAAAAGATCCCGTGAACATGGCTGGTTTTGTTGCAGAGAATATTCTTCTGGATCGGTTGCGTGTATTTTACTGGAATGAAATTGAACAACTGAAACCCGGTGACCTGTTGATTGATGTACGAAGATTGGATGAATATGAAGCAGGTAATATTCCTGGCGCCATCAACATACCTGTTGATGACTTAAGAAACAGACTTCATGAAATTCCAAAAGAAAAAAGGATCTATATCTATTGCGAAGCCGGTTTGCGTGGCTACCTGGCCCAGCGCATCTTGCGACAAAATGGGTTCAACAAAGTTGCGAATCTTTCCGGTGGCTATATTTTGTGGAAGGCTTGTACAACTGAAGCCAATAAGCTGATAACTGTTACCGGGGATTTTCTTGTTCATCAGTAAAAATGGGAACTGTTCCTCGCCTACCTTTGCCAACGTTATGACGCAAACATCCACTTCGCAAAAAGCCGTTGCCAATTGGTTACTCTTCGGCGTGTTCATGTTGATTATTCAAATATTATTAGGCGGCATCACCCGTTTAACGGGAAGCGGTTTAAGTATAACGGAGTGGGAAGTTGTAACAGGCACATTGCCGCCGCTGAACGAAACAAAGTGGCTGGAAGAATTTACAAAGTATAAAGGAACACCGCAATACCAATTACTCAATACTGATTTTACACTCAGCGATTTTAAATTCATTTTCTTTTGGGAATGGTTTCATCGTTTATGGGCAAGGGTAATGGGAATGGTGTTTGCCGTTGGCTTTATCTACTTTTTAGTGCGCCGGTATTTTAAACAGGAGATGATCAAGCCGTTACTCATTCTTTTTTTGTTGGGTGGGTTGCAAGGTGCCGTAGGTTGGATCATGGTAGCAAGCGGCTTAGTGGGCGATGCAGTATATGTTAAACCAACAAGACTGGCACTGCATTTTATTTTAGCAATGGGTTTGCTCTGTTATACGTTTTGGTTTGCATTACAGTTACGTGTAAAAAAAGAACAGATCACACACAACAGACCTATTCACAATTTTACAATGTGGTTATTGGTTTTGCTGGTTGTACAATTAATGTTTGGTGCATTAATGGCCGGGCATAAAGCAGCCACTGCTGCACCATCGTGGCCCATGATCAATACCGAATGGATACCTGCTGCGTTATTTAAAGATTCGCCATGGCTCATCAACTTTATTGAAAATAAGATCACCATTCATTTTGTACATCGTGGATTAGCCTACCTGCTCACTGCACTCATCATTGTTTGGTATTACAAAGCAGCCAAAGTAAAAGGCTCCGATCTGTTTCAGGTCACTCGTTTTCTTCCTTTGTTCCTTGTAGTTCTGCAGGTAATATTGGGCATTGCATCGGTGCTTACGTCGCCACAAATTATTCCGAACCGCTGGGGCTTGTTTGAGTGGATGGCGCAACTGCACCAACTGGTGGGTATGTTTCTTTTATTGAGTTTTATTTGGATCCTATATCTCGTTCGTAGAAAACAAACAGCATAATACAATTACTGCAAGCAGCGTTCTTACGTAAATTGTTTTCTTTTACGTAACTTCTGTCCCATGAAGAAATACCTGCTTGGCATATGGTATTCATTCCCTGTTCAATTGATCTTTCTGCACTTCCGGAAATATCAACTCATGTTGCTATTCTGGGTATTGCTGGCAAGTGCTGCGAGCGGTGGCTTTATGAGTGACTATGGTGCTAATTCACTTTTTCTTTCACCGGAATATTTAGGCGAAGTAAATTTTTTCAGCGCTTTTTTTGTTGGGGTTGCGTTTGGTGGTTTCGTTATGAGCTGGAACATTACAACATTTATTCTGTTCAGCAGTTACTTTAAATTTTTAGCCACTACTTCCAAACCATTTTTAAAATACTGCATCAACAACGCAGGCATACCGGTCATTTTTATTATCAATTACTTTATCCAGGTTGTTCGGTTTGGCAAATACAAAGAGCTGTTAGATAACGGTGAGATCATTTTGATCATGTTTGGCTTTATTGCCGGGCTTGTAGTATTTCTACTCTTCTCTATGCTGTATTTCTATGGTTCAGAGAAAGCCATCCTGCGTGATATGCAACCGGTGCTGAGAGATCCGCAACAATTCAAACAACAATTCAAACCACATCATAAGGCAGAAGATCATCAACAGGTAATTAAGGTTCAGTATTTTTTAACCAGCTTTCTTACCTACCGCAAAACAAGAAATGTAACACATTACAGTCGCTTGTTTCTGGATGTGATCTTTAAACGCCATCACTTTTCTGCAGTACTGGCGATCATTCTTGCGTTTCTCTTATTGATGGTTTATGGTTTGTTTCTCGACCGGCCTTCGTTACAGCTTCCTGCGGCGGCCAGCATCCTTGTTTTCTTCGCAATCCTCATTGGTGCATCAGGTGCGTTAGCACATTGGCTCGATACATGGAGCATTCCTGTATCAATACTTCTTGTCCTTATTTTTCATTTGCTATTCCGATACGAATACATTGATATCCGCAACAAAGCATTTGGTTTGAATTATGAAGATCGCAGCAAGCGACCTGTTTACTCGCTTGCATCAATGGTGAAACTGTGCACGCCTGAGCAAATGCAGAAAGACAGTTTGAATATGATTCGTGTACTTGAAAACTGGAAACGAAAACAGGCAGAAGAAAAACCGTTCTTTTATGTGATCAATGTAAGTGGTGGCGGAAACCGTTCTGCTACGTTTACGGTGAACATGTTGTGCAGGCTTGACAGTTTTATGAATGGTCAGTTAATGCAAAAGACTGCATTATTCTCCGGCGCATCAGGTGGCATGTTGGGGTTAACTTATTACAGGGAGTTATACCGCCAGCAGCAAAAAGGGAAACCACTATCATTTACTAATGAAATGGTTTCTGCTAATATTTCAAAAGACTTACTCAATCCTATTTTCTCGGCTTATGTTACGAGAGATCTTGTTACACCTGCGCAAAAATTTTCGGTTGGCCCTTACCGTTTTGTAAAAGACCGGGGTTATGCATTTGAACAACAGTTAAATTTCAATACAGGGAATATTCTTACTGATCAATTAACTGATTACCGAACTGATGAATTTGAGGCAAAAATTCCATTGGGCATTTTTAGCTCAACTGTTTCGCAGGACGGGCGAAAGCTGATGATCTGCAGTCAGCCCATCAGTTTTTTAATGCGGCCAAAATTCGATAGTACGAAAGGAATCACTGCCGAACCAGATGCAATTGATTACGCTGCTTTCTTTAAAGATCTTGATCCTTACAATCTCCGGATGCTTACTGCGCTTCGCATGAATGCGACATTCCCTTATGTATTGCCTAATGTATGGTTACCCACCAAACCAATTGTAGATGTAATGGATGCTGGTTTGCGTGATAATTTCGGACAGGAAATTACCTTACGCTTTCTCCATGTATTTGCAGATTGGATCAAAGAAAACACATCGGGTGTTGTTTTTATTCAAATACGTGACCGTAAAAAAGGAGAATGGCATGATGATCTGCGTGAACCGGGCGTGGGCGATATTCTTTACAAACCTGTTACAACCCTGCAGAATAACTTTTATAAAGTGCAGGATTATATGCAGGAAAGCATGCTCAGTTATTCAAAAGAAACAGTGCCAATAAACAGATTCATGTTTATGTATCAACCTTCTGCAAATAAAAAGGGAGCAGCACTCAGCTTTCATTTAACAGAACGGGAGAAGCTGGATATTTCAAGAGCTGTATTTGATAACACAAATGAACAGACCATTCAAAAGCTAATGCGCCTGCAGGAAACGCAACGTCCTGTTCAACTTGCTCAGGGCATTAATAAAGAATAAGCTGCCGGTAATACTTTTATGTGAAAGGATGGTGCAGTTGGTTTACCATCGCCATCAATATGAAAGGGTGCATTATCAGTATTGGTGATGATTAAATCAGCTGTCTGAAAATAAGTAATTCCTCTGCGTTTTGTAAAATCAGCAGTAAACCGGCCAAAACGTATATGCCATAAAATACGCATCAGTACAAAAAAGATATTTGTTTTTTCAACCGCTACAATATCAAGCAAGCCATCTTGCAAGCTTGCTTTAGGTGCAATGGTAAATTGATTGCCGAACTGATTGCTGTTAGCAATACTGATGAAGTAGGCCCTTAATTTCAGATCTGCTTCTTTTGCTTTTATGTCAAACCTATAGGTCTTTATTCGTTGCAGATTTTTTAATGTGAGCTGAATATATTTCTTCAATCCTCTTTTCTTTTCTCTGTCGAATTCATGTGCAACCTGCGCATCGAAACCAATGCCGCTCAGCATGCAGGAAAAATGATCGTTGATGAGAAATGCATCAACACGATGTGCATTTCCATTGAAAATAATATCGATCGCTTTATTTACATCTGTTGAAATACCTGCTGCCAGTGCTAACCCATTTCCCGACCCTCTCGGAATAATACCTATGTTCACAGGGAGATCTTTAATCGCTGCTACAATAGTACTGACGGTGCCATCGCCGCCG is part of the Lacibacter sediminis genome and harbors:
- a CDS encoding COX15/CtaA family protein, which produces MTQTSTSQKAVANWLLFGVFMLIIQILLGGITRLTGSGLSITEWEVVTGTLPPLNETKWLEEFTKYKGTPQYQLLNTDFTLSDFKFIFFWEWFHRLWARVMGMVFAVGFIYFLVRRYFKQEMIKPLLILFLLGGLQGAVGWIMVASGLVGDAVYVKPTRLALHFILAMGLLCYTFWFALQLRVKKEQITHNRPIHNFTMWLLVLLVVQLMFGALMAGHKAATAAPSWPMINTEWIPAALFKDSPWLINFIENKITIHFVHRGLAYLLTALIIVWYYKAAKVKGSDLFQVTRFLPLFLVVLQVILGIASVLTSPQIIPNRWGLFEWMAQLHQLVGMFLLLSFIWILYLVRRKQTA
- a CDS encoding diacylglycerol/lipid kinase family protein, producing the protein MQRRFIFLFNPRSGVQKGKSLAEIITERCENDAVQFSIEHSRADGDYSSLKEKIRSEAVTDVVIAGGDGTVSTIVAAIKDLPVNIGIIPRGSGNGLALAAGISTDVNKAIDIIFNGNAHRVDAFLINDHFSCMLSGIGFDAQVAHEFDREKKRGLKKYIQLTLKNLQRIKTYRFDIKAKEADLKLRAYFISIANSNQFGNQFTIAPKASLQDGLLDIVAVEKTNIFFVLMRILWHIRFGRFTADFTKRRGITYFQTADLIITNTDNAPFHIDGDGKPTAPSFHIKVLPAAYSLLMP
- a CDS encoding FAD-dependent oxidoreductase encodes the protein MKYIIVGAVAGGASTAARLRRLDEHAEIIIFEKGEYISFANCGLPYYIGEVIKDRNKLFVQTAAAFNQRFNIDVRVQTEVTAINPSAKTITAIKQATGEVYEETYDKLILSPGAEPVRPPLPGINSEGIFTLRNVRDTDYIKSYVQQKHVTKAVIIGAGFIGLEMAENFHDLGLDVTVIEMIDQVMAPVDYPVASFVQQHIRSKKVHLRLNTAVTGFTKTGDKIEVALNNGEVLLADVVLLSIGVRPDTRLAAMAGLKLGQAKGIWVNEFLQTSDPDIYAVGDAIEFENPVTHQSMITYLAGPANKQGRICADNVVLGNTRSYKGSINTAIVKVFDMTVGTTGTASKHLTAAGIEHIVSTTHNGSHAGYYPGAKQMTIQIAFTPKDGRLLSAQIAGYDGVDKRLDVFASYIKQGKSVYDLIEFEHAYAPPYSSAKDPVNMAGFVAENILLDRLRVFYWNEIEQLKPGDLLIDVRRLDEYEAGNIPGAINIPVDDLRNRLHEIPKEKRIYIYCEAGLRGYLAQRILRQNGFNKVANLSGGYILWKACTTEANKLITVTGDFLVHQ